In Bactrocera neohumeralis isolate Rockhampton chromosome 5, APGP_CSIRO_Bneo_wtdbg2-racon-allhic-juicebox.fasta_v2, whole genome shotgun sequence, the genomic window gccgccatacaaattgaccgttCAAAGTAAAGTGtttgtttccaaaacttttttatttggcaatatattttcacgaaattctaACTAGATTATTGTCTAGACTataaaacaattattgaaaacattgttaagatcggatcactatagcatatagctgccatacaagctgatgCTACAAGATCAAGTCCTTATAtcgagaacttttttatttggcaaaatatctttacgaaatttagaACACATTATTGTCCAAAGAAACGTTGTAATATTGGATTATTTTGTTGAgatcggacctctatagcatatagctgtcatacaaactgaacgatcaacttaaaaatcaagtttttcatACCTTTTTATGCTATCAAAGATGCATCTGTTAAGGGTATTAAGCTTGGCTGGAGccgtcattttatttttgtataatttatatataacatatgctAATATCTTTGCCCACCACTGTTATGTTTATGCATCCGCCAGCTGACCAGCTCATTGATAGAATTTACTTtgcatttatacataaatatttacacatatacatatgtataagcatatgtgagaatttatataaatttgtatgcatgtacatatgtatatgtgtgtttttaGTGATATTTTGCATTGTTGTATGATTGTATTTTCTTAAGTGCTTCTACGCTATTCAACAAATACACTTGTACAAATTACTAGATGCTCGTATCACTTAGATTGACAAACTAAATGAGTGTAGGAAATAGAgaaatacaaatgcaaataaCTTTACATGCGGTTAGAGGCGGTTAGAGAAGTGCGTATGTGTGGCATTGTTTGCATATAATAACTGAGACAAATAAGTAAactgttttttgtttgaaaattaaacaCATAAATGGTGCTGATTTGAAGGTGAATAATGAATAATGTGTAGGTATGTGTgtacttatatgcatatatattagggtgtttttttttagttgagctattaatttttttcagttccgtcacgaaatttccttggaaataccctaaaaaaatttcctgaaaaatttagcccttaatattaacattaagaactagACCAAGGcctataaaaattttccatagaaaatacactacaatcgtgggTTTTTATCtctaaattcctacagatcagaggtattttatggcatcactttggctttagacgcatatttctcagaattcttcactctacaaaagtgcccagtgcaacaaagtcgtaactcacaccagcgaggtagtacggggctctaaacccgatttttccaagaatttcgcatttttttgtatatatctcgtaaatgacaagagctatagaaaaaacgtacatgacaaatttgtaggaaattttatttgctagaaaaaaggttcgaggtcaaaatcgccatcattaatacttctcgagatatatgtatagaagaatatatatgtatatgaaatctGCTGTTTTTGCTCTGTTACTCATTTAGCTAAAATCTCTATATTCTAAATATAATATGTTCTCTTTAATACGTTTCATTTACTAACATCTGCGCTTGTCAGTTTCTAAGCAACTTGTTcagttgcatttattttttattttctttttttgtcagCCCTACAATagttgcattaaattttgattaaaattgctCTGTAAAAGTGAAGTAATCAATTACATTAGAGCCTGTTAAATGCCTCgtcattattaatttatatttttgtctaTTAATCAAAGTCAAATCACTgaaccaaaattaaattaaatacttaatgaaaatatattgaatgtaAGCACATGAAAATCATAAAAGCTACACAATACACACGTCACATTAATTACATTATATAAATTAACTCTTACATAACAATGgcagcacttacatatatacagacataatACCCAATAATACCTAGATAGATATATGTACCTGTATATCCCCAATTTCGCATCTAAGCTGCCTGTCTAGTCTGTCATATTATTATCTTCTGCGCTTTTAGCCCGTTATAGCTTTGGGCAAAGCCGCGCGGCTGATTgcaatttgcaattaaaatgcCATAAACATCATATTTAAGCGCAGTGTAATAATCACTTTATCTATTTGCGGCTATTTGGTGGAATAATTGTGGTTGCCGAAATTTGAGTCTGAGAAATTTACGATAATTACTTATGCATACCGAAGCTGTTGTTTCCCTTTCATTGGGCGTGGTTTCTACGTAGCGGGttccaaatccagcgcacaacctcgCTGGGCGAgaagtataaatatttgtacacatttatatagcgagCCGCTTATTTCAAGACCGCCGTTCGCTAGGAGCCGCTGGTTGAttctggtgaacagacgctgcagTTAGACTTCGAATAACCTTTAAATTGAATATGTCGGAGTATCTCTGCTGAAGCTTACTTTCATACAGCTAAAATCCCAGGCTCCACACGGGTTGGCTACCGCTTCTTGCACAAGGGTTGCTCACGTTTTCAGGGTGCGCGGCGAGGACGTAAGAGTTGGTATTGGATATAGTCCCACAACTGTAACCTCCTCAGAAACATAACTATATGCCATTACACCctaagatttatggtcctttgcgcattggcaacgaccGCAGTctatggaacaatgagctgtacgagatatacggcaccattgacatagttcagcaaatgaagagacagcggctgcgtgGATGGAATAGTGTACTCCAGCGTCCAAGGTTTTTGATTCAGTACCAGCCGGTGGAAGCAAAGCAAGTGAAGACCTGCACTTCGTTGGAGACATCAGgaggagaaggatctggctccTCTAGGTCTTGGAGCGACTTGACTTGGagcagtcagtttgtatgtcaccgtaaagtatatacattagggtgtgtcattctgaggcaaccttttttttcaactgaaaaacaggctaaaaactttcgaaaatgtgaaaaagaaagtcactcaaaagatgatctcttaatattaatattaagaggtgcctatttcaaattttctgttttccatataaattacatggaaaaaaaatcattttttttgtggtggttattgtgcggaggttattatatgtgcacgcgatggctgccagtagggatggtaaactcgattccaattctactcgagaatcgagttttcttgtaaaataatcgatttttcgaatgtcaagaatcgattcttaatcgacttcgactactgaaagttgattccgaaaaatcgattattatacgagaaaactcgattagTATTTTTAAGAACATTTAACTATGTTCACCTAAATTTTATGAACTTTGAGCTAAATTAAGAAATAGAAATTAGTAATGTAAAAGCTCTTAAGTTGTAAATAAAAGCTTCAAAATATccaaatatttagtttattatttatgttagtATGATCATTACCGGttgcaaaactattttaatatttatttaatgagcAGCAATTAGTTGTTTCATTATGGAGTGAAAGCtgtaagaaatgcaaaaaattacaacCTAATTGTTTTATTGTGTAGGCGGATTTATGTCGATTTGCGATTCTTGAAAGCTGATATATACTGTTTCATTGTTCACTGTAAACTTTTGAAAGTCAAAGCTTATGGAAATGAGagttataatttcatatatttttaccttaaaaaataaattaattgaaatcacTAGAAAATGAAAGCTCTCAGAAGTGAAAgttgctattattgttttattgatttttatttttaagaatgaCTTAAAGCTCATTGCTTCGAAATTTATAGGAATTACTTACTGATTTAATCTTGAAATGCAAGGAAAAACTTTTCCCAAGCGGTGAAAgctcaaatgaaatttttttatatacaaaatcaaacttaaaaatatatttctcatCATGTATTGAATAGAGAAAAGTAatcgtattattattattgttattattttgattattatggTTGTAAAAATCCTGCTTGCGgcgaaaagtatttatttaactCTCTCCCTTTCCACCGTGAAcctactaaaagaaatgcaaaagaatTCTTAGCAAACCTTTTGGTGTTTTATGAAGAGATTACCTACTATTTAGGTAATCAGCGTTTGTTTACCGGCCTTTACCTACCTCCCTGCTACCTGCAGCACACTACCTGTCTCTTTCTGCACTTTACCACGCGCTAGTATAAAAGCGCACACATGACAGCACTCTACTCAGTCCACACTCAAGTATACTACAATCAACAGTCCGCGTTCTAACTGCAGCGCAACCCTTTGTCATACCTCATCGATCACTACGCTGCCTACTTGCCATGCCCTACTTCCGCTCTAGCTACACCTTCAGCATTGAGGGCAGTACGCGTACCTTCCATCATCGCTGGTGCATGGCCGGACGTATGTACGAATGCGACGCTTGCAGCACTACATGTGATGTACGCGCTGCATATTCGCAACACTGGTCCAGTGTCGGGCGTACGCTTTGCAGCGCCGAGCAACGCGTGCAGCTGAAAACAATAGAGGAGCAACGCATAAACAATTTCATACTCTGCAACGAGCGTAACAGGAGTACTAATGAATTCTTGCTGGACGCCGGCATACAAGCTATACCACAATTGTTGCGCCTACTTTTTCATGACGCTGCGCGCCTACACTTTCGTTTGAGTTTCTATGTGCGCGCCTTGAACGAAACTGATTTTTTATTCTGCAGCAGCGAATTGACGATAGAGCATCACCTGGATATTATCGAGAGTGTGGATGTACTATTTCTCATGTTGCTGGAAAAAATCGAAGCCTATATGTACGCTTGTTATCCGACGCGCGCTGCCGAGTATAACGTGAAGcgcataaaaatttatgtacGCCGCGAATTGAATACAACAGCATCAACAACAAATGCGCCCTCGAAATGCATACTGCCGCTGCAGTATCGTGTAAAGCACGCCACCGCTGCACCAGGGGCGCAGGCGGTCAGCGCCGCGGTTGCTGCTGATGCCAATCTATATCGCTTCCGCATTTGCGCGCGCACGCAGGAGTTGTACGTGGTACCCTATCAGCTCGGTAAATGTCCGAGCAATGCATGCGATAGTGAAGTGCAGCGCGCGCAACAAAGTTGGGATCGCATAGGCTGTGGCGCGCATTATATACAGTTGCAAAGTATCGACGGCGCCCAACAACAGCTTTTGGAGATCTCGAACATAACGCGCTTTCTACGCACCGATGAGGAGGATCATGTGCACACATGTGTCCAATGCAAGGCGAACTTTTCACAGCGCACTAAATTCCAGCTACACAAGGCGCTCGATTGTGGACGCGGCTTTGAGGTACTTCAACTGGACAGTGATAATCTGGAGATTTATGAGCATTGCTTCAAAATGCGTTGTGACAACTACAACTGGCCGTTATTCGGTATAATAGAATGAGGGGTGTAGGACTTTAGTAGAATAATCGttaggaaaattttaatttataagaaaaaatataacaagaaaaaaaataaaacacgagaaatctatttttgtttaattttaatattcgaCAGCATTGGTTCATTTCCCTCGGAGCATTTTTTAGAGCAGTCCAATTATTTACCATTTTGGTTAGTTATTTTTTACTCCTGATTTTCCAGTAGCATTTCGTGGAGATCTCTACGGCACTGAATATATTCTCTGGATTTGAATAAAAGCTTCAAAGCAATTTCCATTGACAATCAGATAATAAATCTATATGTCtaaatatctaataaaaaaaactttcaaatagaTGTGAATTTTTTCtagatataaattttatattatataaagttcTACTATTCGAAAACCTACCTTCGACCATTTGTCGATAAGACTTCCAAGCCATTTCCAGTGGCAATGAGATCTCTACAGTATATCTTAAagtagagaaaagaaaaaaagctttgaaagctCTGAGGACCTCATAGCTCTTCATTCAAgccttttactttaatatattaaaattgtgttaataATATACTAACAGCttcaaaacataacaaaaaagctttgaaagctGTGAGCATCCCAAAGCTCTTTATTCAAGCCTTTTACTATAATATGCTAACAATATGTTAATTTACTTGTCCGCTTTTTGTCAGGTTACAGTGAAAGTTTACTAAAAAGCTTTGAAAGTTATCAAACCCCAAAAGGCTTCTACTAGTAGAGATTTATTTGTGTATTAAGtatcttataatatttgtttttttggttaaatttagAAAAGCTCTGAGGATCCCAAAGCTCTTTATTCAAgccttttactttaatatgctATCACTCTTCCGGTTTTTTGAGATTAAAGTAAAAGTTAACCAAAAAGCTTTGAAAGTTGCCAAAGTTGAAAAAGCTTCTACAAGTAAATGACTACTGCTTGTGTACGTGGCActttctaatatttatttttttggttaaatttataaaagaaaaagtattGTTTACGATGAGAACTTTCAAAGCTtcgaaagatttttaaattgacttaagttgaataataaaaaaatatatttgtttttataaaaccaATATTATTATGCTAATAACAAAATTACCGTTTTTGATCTGTTGTATACTACaaaaaagctttgaaagctCTGAGGGTtacttttttccaatttttctattttttaatatatttatatatttttcataatactGAATAGTTTGTGAAGCTTTTGAAACCATGAGTATTTAAAGTTGGAGCTTTCGACATTGTAAAAGCTCACTTAACTATATACCTACGTTTAGGCTTAGGAgtcttaaatttttgcttttatgatctgatttttactaaaaacagTTCAACTTTCGTCCCAGACGGTTTGACTCTTCCAAAGCTACGAGCTTTGCAAAAGCTGAATGTATTTaactttattcaattatttttaaattatttctggttattttttctattctgtttaatttttttgcctttctacactgtattataatttatttcaacttcCTGCCTCCTATAACTGTTCTTAATTCAATTTGACATAATCTAGACTGTCTTCCCATCACTAGGCAATTTATCACTCTCAATTCCTTCATTGCTGTCATTTAACAATTTCCGCCAATTTCTGTgccaattaaattcaaatttaatcagTTCAACACGAAATTTCGTCGCGGATTAACTGTGATAGCGCCGCCAGGTGCTGCTGATGTTTGCGGTGGCCACAATGCTAATTAGCTGGCATAAGCGACAGCTGTCAGGTTAACTTACCATTTTCCTCTTCTCTTATACTCACCACCCACCGCATCAACTCACAGAACTTTAACTGTGCTTTTGCTCATTCGTTGATTTGTAGAAATTTCGCTTAGTCTTCTTCACTTTGAGTTAAGAAAACTTCCAGGAAGACATGGCTTCAACTTCGCGttcttatataattattatttgataaaataaatttattaaaggtAATTAGGTACATCTCCGTGTATATGTCTATATGTTTGAATAGTATCCCTCAGCAACAGGTGTGTCTTGAAAAGGATGTAATTACAAATTCATTTGAGCAAtaattatgcaaattagttCGGGGTATGTGTCAAAATGCCTAGAAAAAAACTTTgagatttttaatgaatatttatacCAGAATTAGTAAGTTACTTGAtgaatataccatatattattcAATCGAACGAAAAGAACCAAGTCAGAATCTATCAATTAGTTATTTAAAGTAAAAGCTTTTGACTGCAAAGTGAAAGCTCTCATTTGGTTTTGAATAAAAGCAAATTGAAGTTGCCGAATGTCTAAATTTAGCTAACATTTTTGAACTCGTGATTTATAAAATCTGTATATGTATTGCTATGTTAAAGCTTTTGACTCCAAAGTGAAgctcttatttgtttttaagttaaaGCAAGTTGAGGTTGTCAAATGTCAAAAGTAAAATAGCATTTTTGAGAAagataaaacatataaattattttgttaaagcAAAAGCTTTTGACGCCGCAGTGAAAGCtctttcactttcatttaatTAAGAGCAAGTTTACTTGGTCGAATGTTTAATATTAGAAAACATGCGTGAACTTGCAGGAAATGAATCAATAATTTGTTTCCTTAAAGCGAAAGCTTTTGACGCCACAGTAAAAGcgattatttcattttaattaaaacaaagcaTATGTCACCGAATGACTAACCTTAGATAACTTCTGGTTTTCAGAAAGttcaaatatattcataaaGGACTTTAACTgaaagcttttgacacagtgAAAGCTCGTATTTGATTTTAGTTAAGAAAGTGTAGGTTGTCGattgtataataatttattagatAACAATTGTGAACCTTTGGGTGTTAAAATCTATTCATATAAGACTTCAAGTAAAAGTTTTAACACAGTGAAAGCTCGTATTTGGTTTTGGGTTGTCGAATGTCTAATATTAGATAACAATTGTGAACAATCCAGAGTAAATTCTAATCATAAAGCAGTTAGAGTGAAAGCTTTTAACGCCACAATGAAAGCTTGTATTTTATTTCGATTGAAAACAAATGTAACCTACATGAACATGAATGTGTAAATTTAGAATTTGCGAACTATATGCGAGATAgaagtttatttaataaaacttacTAAAAATTAAGGTTGAAGCTTTTGACTCCAAAGTGAAAGCTCTAGTTTGCTTTCAATTAAAGACcttttatactcgtatacatgTCTAGCATAATAACTTCCGAGCTATAAAATATGTTCGTTACAGAGTTGCATTAAGAGCTTTTGACACTCGTGAAGGCTCTCATTCGATTGCAAGTTAATGATAGTTTAAGGTACACATAACATTTCAGCACTTTAGTAAAAGCTGCGACGTACGTTTCTTAGAAATGTTAAAGCTTTTGCGTAAGCTTTCTAATGTCATTTGTGTTAAGTAATATGATAAGAATAAATCAGCTTTTGTTGTATTCTAAAaccaatattttaaagaattattaaaaGTCAAAATAATCCAGCTTTTAATCACTTTTTAAAGCGTCGTTTTTGGTTTTCTTGAGTGTTTCTTCATTGACTTTGTTTTACCATAAAATTTCTCTGAGAAATCCCATTTGCGTGCTTTGGTTTATATCTATAAATATCTccacaatttgaaatttatgtcTTGCATTTTCGAGCTCatcaaatattctaaatttgTGTGACTCTGTGCCatcaaaagtaaaacaaataacaCTTGAAAAGTTTTGCTGAATTTGCCGCTCTCTTTCAATGCTTTGCGTTCTGCCAAACGCATTGCATTCGCTCTTCCGTTCGCAAAATCAAGCACTTAAGCATTTGCCAACTGCCACGCAAACATAAATCCCCACCAAccgcaaataaattttcttcaaatgtcaACTCAAAAGAAAACTATACGTGCGTATGCGAGGACTCTCATtccttacacacatacatacatacatatgcatataaggGCGTATGTGTTtgcatgaaaataataaaaataattgtaaataaattacgAAAGTTTTATGGGTAGACGAAGGCAAACAGCACATGGCTTGCCGGAAACCTTTGAGAACTTTACAACCAGagttacatatatttcaaaaacgaCGTACAGCATGATAAAAACTCTAACTCGATTAGCAAGTGCGGGAAGCTGGCAACGATGCCAAAGAGAATTATGTCTTTTTCTTAGATGTCTTCGGCTTTCTGGTCTTCTGTTTTCCTACATAATTTGTACTCTTACGTCCTCGTCGCGCATCCTGGAAACGTGAGCCACCCTTGTGTAAAAACAAGAGAAGAAACTTGAGCGGAGCCTCTCCGACATATTCGGTTTAAGGGTTATctgaagtctaattgcagcATCTGTTCACCAAAAGTGCCGCTGCGAGTGagcttcggtcttgaaacaaTCGCCTCCACCACTcccaattaaaacaattaaaaagaagCAACAGTCTCGGCTGAAAGACCCCACTTTGATGGCGACCACAGCAAATataataaggactacgattgaAGAGCTTGCACTTGGATTGTCCGGTCCTTAAATTAGAAAGGTGCCactgtccagctggttgatgtcttcgtaAGGCTGGCGTCACCGCGGTCTAAGAAATTTAATGGAGAGCtgattgaggctgatcgacttcgcagggatccgaaatatggttgtctgtagtactagatcccagtgcaaaaaaattcatcaagctgcTTGGctgtttttttatagaaaagttcaaaaccagatcaatcatgttGTTATATATGGACAATATGTCTCGTGTGTCCTTGACGTGAGTACGCTCCAAGGACTTGACATCGACTGAGCAAAGCACGATCATCAACAAACACAGGGAGCACTAATTTGTAGCAACttggtataaggaaactgtgggacggcagtTCAATCTCCTTACATTTAGCTGGTATGATGAGGATTGTCGTGttgcagtggagagaaagcggCAGTCTACCTTTCAATGTTGCGATCAACCACAACACGAATggggtgggatagataccgagagttgaagagcgAAGCCAGGCCAAAATGCATGAGTATAACAGTTGCTGCAAGGGTaatgaaggtttcaagaccggaagtcgtaaataatttcgtctatatcaacaacaatatcagctttgaaatcgaatgcagcatcactcttgccaacaggtgctactttggactgaacaatctgatgagtcggcctaaggagtgttcgagagaaaggttttgctcAAGActtatggtcatttgcgcattgacaacggcgaataccgcagtcgatgaaacaATGAGCTGTAGAAAATATACGGCGACTCAAATCAAAAAACATCGACTGCGCTGGCTAAGCCATGTTGTCCGAATCAACGACAACActtcagctttgaaggtttCCGATTCTGTACCGGCCGgtcgaagcagaggaagaggaagacctccactacgttggagagatcaggtggaagGGTACCTGACTGAACTTCATATCTCGAATTGGGGCTGCGGGGCTTTAACGGCATAAGCGTTGTCTTcgcagtaaagaagaagactcCATTGCTTTTTCCCTTCGCATTTTCTATGGGGTTATTATACTGCGAGTCAGTAGCTTAAGTCGATTTTTACTAAGTGGATACCTCTATTCTTTTTCGAGGGTAAATTAACTAATGAATATTAGTAGGTAGTATATTCTTTAGTTAATTTACCCTCGAAAAAGAATAaagtctccgacgcttccttctgggtattacaaacataaataatattatatcatATTGACGGAAACCGCAGAAAATCGGAAGGACAGCAAGTATACCTGGTTGCCAGTAGTTTTGAGAAGCCGTATAAAGGTttaaatattaagtttaccTAAAAACACAACGGTGCATACATCTGATCCCAGCCTTCCCTCTCTTCCTCTCTCACTATCGTTCTCTTTTTCCTGCTTTCCTAATAATATATTATGTGAATACAGTACAATACTCACAAAAAACTGCACTAACGCTCCCTACGGAGACTTAGGTACCACTAAAAATGCCACAATGCATAACTATACCCACGTAAACAAACAATAGTTGCCGCTAGCCGCAATACCTACCCACTTACAGCATTATTGTCCTTGGCAACTGCCACCAAAAGGATTTACATAAGTAATTGTTGTGGTATTTCAAAGTTCAAGTCAGTAATGCAATTAGCATTAACGACAAACAAACAACTGAGCGCCGAACAATGAACAGACAGATATACCAGACAAACGGACAAATGAACAACACAATGGAATGCAACCAAAATATTCGCGGGCAACAGAGAGAATTTTAAGCTACCGCAAAGCGTAAGCGTGCCCGTAAAGGAGTTAGGTAGTAAGAAGTACTGCTGAATGCAGtaatgcaaatgaaaaaattaaggaGCTTTAGTTAGATGTCTTAAAGCAGAAAATGAAGAATGAAAGAAGACGTAGAATAATAGATAGACGTAATTGTTTGCCTCACTTGCGTTCAGATTTCCAGGTATTTAGGTGTAGAAAATCATAATATTCATGAATCCT contains:
- the LOC126759359 gene encoding protein terminus-like, whose amino-acid sequence is MPYFRSSYTFSIEGSTRTFHHRWCMAGRMYECDACSTTCDVRAAYSQHWSSVGRTLCSAEQRVQLKTIEEQRINNFILCNERNRSTNEFLLDAGIQAIPQLLRLLFHDAARLHFRLSFYVRALNETDFLFCSSELTIEHHLDIIESVDVLFLMLLEKIEAYMYACYPTRAAEYNVKRIKIYVRRELNTTASTTNAPSKCILPLQYRVKHATAAPGAQAVSAAVAADANLYRFRICARTQELYVVPYQLGKCPSNACDSEVQRAQQSWDRIGCGAHYIQLQSIDGAQQQLLEISNITRFLRTDEEDHVHTCVQCKANFSQRTKFQLHKALDCGRGFEVLQLDSDNLEIYEHCFKMRCDNYNWPLFGIIE